In one window of Juglans regia cultivar Chandler chromosome 3, Walnut 2.0, whole genome shotgun sequence DNA:
- the LOC108994887 gene encoding ferritin-3, chloroplastic-like: MFLRPFSVSASSLSSMRGDAHGHRSSFLFTTRTAPSSVSSLNYPFSSSTASVNFSQRGSNKFVVSSSSEIVDAPLTGVLFQPFEELKKDAHVVPVSPHVSIARQGYLKECEAAINEQINVEYNVSYVYHAMFAYFDRDNIALKGLAKFFKESSEEEREHAEKLIKYQNIRGGKVLLHCIVTPPSEFEHAEKGDALYAMELALALEKLTNEKLLSLHNVADCNNDPQMTEFIESEFLTEQVEAIKKISEYVAQLRMVGKGHGVWHFDQMLLH; encoded by the exons ATGTTTCTGAGACCCTTTTCAGTTTCagcctcttctctctcttccatGAGAGGGGATGCTCATGGACATAGAAGCTCATTTCTTTTCACAACTAGGACGGCTCCATCATCTGTGTCTTCCTTGAACTATCCTTTCTCTTCGTCCACTGCTTCTGTAAACTTTAGCCAAAGAGGAAGTAACAAATTCGTTGTTTCTTCATCAAGCGAGATAGTTGATGCACCTCTCACTGGAGTGTTGTTTCAGCCATTTGAAGAGCTCAAGAAGGACGCTCATGTTGTCCCGGTGTCCCCTCATGTTTCCATCGCTCGGCAGGGCTATTTAAAGGAGTGTGAAGCGGCCATCAATGAGCAGATCAA TGTGGAATACAATGTGTCATATGTGTACCATGCCATGTTTGCGTACTTCGACAGGGACAACATAGCTCTCAAGGGTCTCGCCAA GTTTTTCAAGGAATCaagtgaagaagaaagagagcaTGCTGAAAAGTTGATCAAATACCAG AACATACGCGGTGGAAAAGTACTACTACACTGTATAGTAACGCCCCCATCAGAATTCGAGCATGCGGAGAAAGGAGATGCTTTGTATG CTATGGAATTGGCATTGGCTTTGGAGAAGTTAACGAACGAGAAGCTTCTGAGCTTGCACAAT GTAGCAGATTGTAACAATGACCCCCAAATGACAGAATTCATTGAGAGCGAGTTTTTAACAGAGCAG GTTGAAGCCATTAAGAAGATATCAGAGTATGTTGCTCAATTGAGGATGGTCGGTAAAGGACACG GAGTGTGGCACTTTGATCAGATGCTCCTCCATTAG
- the LOC108994893 gene encoding uncharacterized protein LOC108994893, with the protein MEDLLGAESLEHSMNLTPKGGSKEVDDSEEEDDKKENEAKGGKERASGFINHPLSNLVSGGEGQEEKTSEKDDEEKRGIVSEEGVDHDDKGGGFISHLISNLLSSHSPKAGKDSKQKVEAFEGDNRVSKAEEDAGSDSNGVGLQKGKSQEESGGGGIIENLVSHLPAPLQDDVATTPDEASILIHSIIHD; encoded by the exons ATGGAAGATCTACTAGGAGCTGAAAGCCTGGAGCATTCCATGAACCTCACACCAAAAGGAGGCTCCAAAGAGGTAGATGATAGTGAAGAGGAAGATGataagaaggaaaatgaagctaaaggaggaaaagaaagggcAAGTGGATTTATAAACCATCCTCTCTCTAACTTGGTGTCTGGAGGGGAAggtcaagaagaaaaaacaagtgAAAAAGATGATGAAGAGAAGAGAGGCATCGTGAGTGAGGAGGGTGTTGATCATGATGATAAGGGAGGTGGGTTTATAAGCCATCTTATCTCCAACTTGCTCTCTTCCCATAGTCCGAAAGCAGGGAAAGATAGTAAACAAAAGGTGGAAGCTTTCGAAGGTGACAATAGGGTCTCTAAAGCAGAGGAAGATGCAGGTAGTGATAGTAATGGTGTAGGGCTCCAGAAAGGGAAGTCACAAGAGGAAAGTGGTGGTGGAGGTATCATCGAAAACCTAGTCTCCCATTTGCCTGCTCCACTTCAAG ATGATGTGGCTACCACGCCGGACGAGGCCTCCATACTAATTCACTCCATCATTCATGACTGA
- the LOC108982303 gene encoding uncharacterized protein At5g01610 translates to MDQVLNKVGSYWFSKRANKEINSVGDDFNSLSTSIEGGTKWLVNKIKGKMQKPLPELLKEYDMAVGIFPRDATNYEFNEETRKLTVYIPAICEVGYRDSSVLRFSTTITGYLEKGKLVDIEGMKTKVMIWVKVTCISSDGSKLHFTAGMKKTRSREAYEYLRDGIIVDKF, encoded by the exons ATGGATCAGGTATTGAACAAGGTCGGCTCGTACTGGTTCAGCAAGAGGGCTAATAAGGAGATCAACTCCGTCGGCGATGACTTCAAC TCACTGTCAACCAGTATTGAAGGTGGAACCAAATGGCTGGTTAATAAAATCAAAG GAAAAATGCAAAAGCCATTGCCAGAGCTGCTAAAGGAGTATGATATGGCTGTAGGGATCTTCCCTCGTGATGCCACCAACTATGAGTTCAACGAAGAGACAAGAAAGCTTACTGTTTACATACCAGCAATTTGTGAGGTGGGCTACAGGGACTCATCTGTCTTGCGCTTCTCCACCACTATCACTGGCTATCTGGAGAAAGGAAAGCTAGTAGATATAGAGGGGATGAAGACAAAGGTGATGATATGGGTAAAAGTGACCTGTATCTCATCTGATGGATCGAAACTACATTTTACTGCTGGGATGAAGAAAACCAGGAGCAGAGAGGCATATGAGTATCTTAGAGATGGTATAATTGTAGATAAGTTCTAA
- the LOC108982304 gene encoding mitoferrin-like — translation MATDASPKFRGVPQSPEFHTAISVSPPTHDGLEFWQFMIAGSIAGSVEHMAMFPVDTLKTRMQALGAGSCAVQPVGVRQALGSILRIEGTAGLYRGIGAMGLGAGPAHAVYFSVYEFCKEAFSGGNPNNSAAHAVSGVFATVASDAVITPMDMVKQRLQLKSSPYKGVADCVKRVLMEEGIGAFYASYRTTVVMNAPFTAVHFSTYEAAKRGLMEISPENAEDERLVVHATAGAAAGALAAALTTPLDVVKTQLQCQGVCGCDRFSSSSIGDVIQSIVSKEGYRGLMRGWIPRMLFHAPAAAICWSTYEASKTFFQRLGGSNSSVN, via the exons ATGGCCACAGATGCCTCCCCGAAATTCCGTGGTGTGCCGCAATCCCCCGAGTTCCATACTGCAATATCGGTATCGCCGCCGACCCACGACGGCCTCGAGTTCTGGCAGTTCATGATTGCCGGTTCCATAGCCGGCTCGGTTGAACACATGGCGATGTTTCCGGTTGATACTCTGAAAACCAGGATGCAGGCCCTTGGTGCAGGCTCTTGCGCGGTTCAACCGGTCGGAGTCCGGCAAGCACTCGGCTCGATTTTGAGGATCGAGGGCACTGCTGGGCTCTACCGCGGTATCGGAGCAATGGGGCTCGGCGCAGGACCGGCCCACGCAGTGTACTTTTCAGTGTATGAGTTCTGCAAAGAGGCTTTTTCGGGTGGGAATCCGAATAACTCGGCTGCTCACGCCGTGTCGGGGGTATTTGCGACGGTAGCGAGCGATGCCGTGATAACACCGATGGATATGGTGAAGCAGAGGTTGCAGTTGAAAAGTAGTCCTTACAAAGGTGTGGCGGACTGTGTGAAGAGGGTTTTAATGGAGGAAGGGATCGGAGCCTTCTACGCGTCGTATCGAACCACGGTAGTGATGAATGCGCCGTTTACGGCTGTTCATTTCTCGACTTACGAGGCTGCGAAGAGAGGTTTGATGGAGATATCTCCGGAGAATGCAGAGGATGAGAGGTTGGTGGTTCATGCCACCGCCGGAGCTGCTGCTGGAGCTTTGGCGGCGGCTTTGACAACTCCGCTTGATGTTGTGAAAACTCAGCTGCAGTGCCAG GGCGTCTGTGGATGTGATAGATTTTCTAGTAGTTCGATTGGGGATGTAATTCAAAGCATCGTGTCAAAGGAAGGATATCGAGGGCTCATGAGAGGATGGATTCCCAGAATGCTGTTCCATGCACCTGCTGCTGCAATCTGCTGGTCTACTTATGAAGCATCAAAAACCTTTTTCCAACGACTCGGGGGCAGCAACTCGTCCGTTAACTAA